The following proteins come from a genomic window of Salvia hispanica cultivar TCC Black 2014 chromosome 4, UniMelb_Shisp_WGS_1.0, whole genome shotgun sequence:
- the LOC125219589 gene encoding putative late blight resistance protein homolog R1B-23, which translates to MENLEVLKGVENFSLSEDDVKRIPNIMKLVVIYNVELIERVDCLSYLQCFSKLESLMLQFPWFVDRKYQLKMSFPPSLKKLYLDVPTNFELEDILPMLGSLPLLWRLRLDGGRFRTRKWETIEGQFRSLRLLALGGCGDLEDWTVLESSHFPLLEELHLLNLDELEEIPSEIGEIATLRSIILDSCNDSMVLSAKQILEQQQDLHGDELDLHVIVRLWEKDEDLLKLATSNFEVY; encoded by the coding sequence ATGGAGAATCTAGAGGTGCTCAAAGGAGTGGAGAATTTCAGTTTAAGTGAAGATGATGTTAAAAGAATTCCCAATATTATGAAATTGGTTGTGATTTACAATGTGGAGCTAATTGAGCGAGTGGACTGTCTCAGCTATCTTCAGTGTTTTAGTAAACTGGAATCCTTGATGTTACAGTTCCCCTGGTTTGTTGATAGAAAGTATCAGCTGAAGATGAGTTTCCCACCCTCACTTAAGAAGTTATATCTTGATGTGCCAACTAATTTTGAGTTGGAAGACATACTGCCAATGTTAGGTTCTTTACCACTTCTTTGGAGGCTCAGATTAGATGGAGGTCGCTTTAGAACACGAAAGTGGGAAACAATTGAAGGCCAATTCCGCAGTCTTAGGTTATTAGCATTGGGCGGATGTGGTGATCTAGAAGATTGGACAGTGTTAGAGAGCTCCCACTTTCCACTTCTTGAGGAGCTTCATCTTCTGAATTTAGATGAACTGGAGGAGATCCCTTCAGAAATCGGAGAAATAGCAACACTCAGATCAATTATATTGGATTCTTGCAATGACTCAATGGTGTTGTCAGCTAAACAGATATTGGAGCAGCAACAGGATTTACATGGAGACGAATTAGACCTTCATGTAATCGTTCGACTTTGGGAGAAAGATGAAGATCTGCTAAAGTTAGCCACTTCCAATTTTGAAGTTTACTAA
- the LOC125219590 gene encoding uncharacterized protein LOC125219590, with the protein MQLCFLLYKFLESYNSPFAYSDEEDPLEMRIVDVARAAEDLIESYIIDTVQLSAKAANDNGDEQVSCIHLYQDLQNVIEEMDLLKKEVIAIMREKAVHQRTDGADFRSDSTEKNHLTIGFDDVLLQLLIGLLMETPIAKSSV; encoded by the exons ATGCAGCTCTGCTTTCTCTTATAC AAATTTCTTGAAAGCTATAACTCCCCTTTTGCATACAGCGACGAAGAAGACCCGTTGGAGATGCGCATTGTAGATGTAGCTCGTGCAGCTGAAGATTTGATCGAGTCCTATATTATTGACACTGTCCAGCTTTCTGCAAAAGCAGCCAACGACAATGGTGATGAACAAGTTAGTTGCATACACTTGTATCAAGATCTGCAAAATGTGATAGAAGAAATGGATTTGTTGAAGAAAGAGGTGATTGCGATAATGAGGGAGAAGGCAGTGCACCAGAGAACTGATGGTGCTGATTTTCGATCCGATTCCACAGAAAAGAACCATCTCACGATAGGGTTTGATGATGtgcttcttcaactccttatAGGCTTACTGATGGAAACCCCAATCGCCAAATCATCCGTATAG
- the LOC125219588 gene encoding protein LYK5-like: protein MYMIISKNLITFLIILASSPSRSNGQQQYSGNSVMNCEASDETGPSPAFLYSCNDERPSCKAILMFRTQPPYSSASSIANLTSSDPQELARLNNITASEILPPDSAVFVPATCSCLGKYYQANTSYVYKSTNETYFTIANQTYQGLTSCNALKHQNPYNKLKLIPSTNLRVPLRCACPSQEQISNGTKFLLTFLLTWHDSVANISKKFNVSAKSVATANGFATEDPIVYPFTTILIPLQTEPQASKLRWFFSTSFPYAAVSHTKPFRWISVGVGAGAALVVFCFLALLGFMHFRRVRAARFSREMKERLPEHFLDKVVGIGESLKIYKYEELEAATDNFSPQRRLSESIYHGILRGNRVAVKKTSRDISKEIKILGNLNHFNLINLYGVCEHHEVFYLVYEYMEEGSLKNWLCRETSAFAHSWNHRILIALDVANGLDYLHNCTSPAYVHKDINSCNILLNRELRAKITNFSLAGENGKSHTGSVVGEKGYMAPEYVEAGEVSPKIDVYAFGVVLLELITGREAVLVKDGEESLLSEVVISAADGTHMADDANALVDPRLHVKHPLGFAIDQSELALRLLKLCAACLAPQPTTRLSMGEVVNALMKIQPDVYNSQSFSIE, encoded by the coding sequence ATGTACATGATCATAAGCAAGAATCTAATCACATTTCTTATAATATTGGCCTCGTCGCCATCTCGATCCAACGGCCAGCAGCAGTATTCAGGTAATTCGGTTATGAACTGTGAAGCATCCGATGAAACAGGACCATCTCCGGCCTTCCTCTACAGCTGCAACGACGAAAGGCCTTCTTGCAAAGCCATATTGATGTTCAGAACCCAACCACCTTATTCCTCAGCCTCGTCCATTGCCAACCTAACCTCGTCCGACCCTCAAGAGCTGGCACGCCTCAACAACATCACGGCCTCTGAGATCCTACCTCCCGACAGTGCTGTGTTCGTTCCTGCAACGTGCTCGTGCTTGGGGAAGTACTATCAGGCCAACACCTCCTACGTCTACAAGTCCACGAATGAGACATACTTCACCATTGCAAACCAGACTTACCAAGGCCTCACCTCATGTAATGCCCTCAAACACCAGAACCCTTATAACAAATTGAAGTTAATCCCATCAACGAATCTTCGGGTGCCCCTCAGGTGTGCTTGTCCGAGTCAGGAGCAGATATCGAACGGGACCAAGTTTCTGCTCACATTCTTGTTAACATGGCATGATTCTGTTGCtaatattagtaaaaagtTCAATGTGAGTGCCAAAAGTGTAGCTACAGCGAATGGATTTGCTACCGAGGATCCAATCGTTTATCCCTTCACAACTATCTTGATTCCTCTACAAACAGAACCTCAAGCTTCTAAGTTGAGATGGTTTTTCTCTACATCCTTTCCATACGCAGCAGTGTCCCACACAAAGCCGTTTCGATGGATTTCTGTGGGGGTAGGTGCTGGTGCTGCTCTGGTTGTATTTTGCTTTCTTGCTCTCCTCGGATTCATGCATTTTAGGAGAGTTAGAGCTGCTCGATTCTCGAGGGAAATGAAGGAGAGATTACCTGAGCACTTTCTAGATAAGGTTGTTGGAATAGGGgaaagtttgaaaatataCAAGTATGAAGAGTTGGAGGCTGCAACAGACAACTTCAGCCCACAGAGGAGGTTGAGTGAGTCCATCTACCATGGGATTCTTCGTGGGAATCGAGTAGCTGTGAAGAAGACAAGCAGAGATATCTCCAAAGAGATTAAAATTCTTGGCAATCTCAACCACTTCAACTTGATCAACCTCTATGGTGTTTGTGAGCATCATGAAGTATTCTACCTAGTTTATGAGTACATGGAGGAGGGCTCTTTAAAGAACTGGCTTTGTAGAGAAACGAGTGCCTTCGCCCACAGTTGGAACCACCGGATTCTCATTGCTCTAGACGTTGCAAATGGGCTCGATTATCTACACAACTGCACTTCTCCAGCTTATGTGCACAAGGATATCAACAGTTGCAATATCTTACTCAACCGCGAACTCAGAGCAAAGATCACAAATTTTAGCTTAGCTGGAGAGAATGGGAAGTCACATACCGGCTCGGTTGTTGGAGAAAAGGGTTACATGGCACCGGAGTATGTTGAAGCAGGGGAGGTAAGCCCTAAGATAGATGTCTACGCGTTTGGGGTGGTGCTGTTGGAGTTGATCACCGGAAGAGAAGCTGTGTTGGTAAAAGATGGTGAGGAATCTCTTCTGTCTGAAGTAGTGATCTCTGCTGCTGATGGAACACACATGGCAGATGATGCTAATGCCCTTGTTGATCCTCGTCTTCATGTGAAGCATCCACTTGGCTTCGCCATCGACCAGAGTGAGCTAGCACTGCGTCTGCTGAAGCTGTGCGCCGCGTGCTTGGCTCCACAACCTACCACAAGATTAAGCATGGGTGAAGTTGTTAATGCTCTCATGAAAATTCAGCCTGATGTCTACAATTCTCAATCATTTTCcattgaataa